The proteins below are encoded in one region of Amycolatopsis acidiphila:
- a CDS encoding amidohydrolase family protein, protein MAEEIIDAWMQQPNQRFMAQPWLETLLRWTDMERVVPPVPATLGAMDQAGVRVGLLSAWHGPNGVLISNDEVAELVGRHPDRFAGVATVDLTDPVGAVREIRRCVRDLGFVGVRVVPWLWNLPPNDRRYYPVYVACVEEDVPFCTQIGHTGPLCPSEPGRPIPYLDEVLLDFPQLVVVGGHVGYPWLAEVLSLARKYPNFYVDTSAYAVHRLPPELVEFLRGRGRTRVLFGSNYPMITPAQCLRRLDELGLGAEARELFLGGNARRVFSLPV, encoded by the coding sequence GTGGCTGAGGAGATCATCGACGCCTGGATGCAGCAGCCGAACCAGCGGTTCATGGCCCAGCCGTGGCTGGAGACGTTGCTGCGCTGGACGGACATGGAGCGCGTGGTGCCGCCGGTCCCGGCGACGCTCGGCGCGATGGACCAGGCGGGGGTGCGCGTCGGCCTGCTGTCGGCGTGGCACGGCCCGAACGGCGTGCTGATCTCGAACGACGAGGTCGCGGAGCTGGTCGGCAGGCATCCGGACCGGTTCGCCGGCGTCGCGACGGTCGATCTCACCGATCCGGTCGGCGCGGTGCGCGAGATCCGCCGCTGCGTGCGGGACCTGGGGTTCGTCGGCGTGCGGGTCGTGCCGTGGCTGTGGAACCTGCCGCCCAACGACCGGCGCTACTACCCGGTGTACGTCGCCTGTGTGGAGGAGGACGTGCCGTTCTGCACGCAGATCGGGCACACCGGCCCGCTGTGCCCGTCCGAGCCGGGGCGGCCGATCCCGTACCTGGACGAGGTGCTGCTCGACTTCCCGCAGCTGGTCGTCGTCGGCGGGCACGTCGGCTACCCGTGGCTGGCGGAAGTCCTTTCGCTGGCCCGGAAGTACCCGAACTTCTACGTGGACACCTCGGCGTACGCGGTGCACCGGCTGCCACCGGAGCTGGTGGAGTTTCTGCGGGGTCGCGGGCGGACGCGGGTGTTGTTCGGCAGCAACTACCCGATGATCACGCCCGCCCAGTGCCTCAGGCGGCTGGACGAGCTGGGCCTGGGCGCCGAAGCACGGGAGCTGTTCCTCGGAGGCAACGCACGGCGCGTGTTCTCGCTACCGGTCTAG
- a CDS encoding aldehyde dehydrogenase family protein, whose product MDVINPATEEVVRSVEPTSLEETDAAIARAQAALPGWRAVAPGDRARLLRRFADAVDADIEHLAQLEVTNSGHTIGNARWEAGNVRDVLHFYAAAPERLHGKQIPVPGGVNVTFHEPLGVVGIIVPWNFPMPIAGWGFAPALAAGNTVVLKPAELTPLTALRLAELAREAGVPEGVFQVLPGAGAVVGQRFVTHPAVRKVVFTGSTAVGKQIMAGCAGQVKRVTLELGGKNANIVFADADLEKAAATAPYGVFDNAGQDCCARSRILVQADVYDKFMELLEPAVKGVVVGDPAAEGTEMGPLISAQHRERVTSYVSRDTPVAFRGSAPEGPGFWFPPTVVTPRSPTDPLVTEEIFGPVVAVVPFTDEAAAIGLANDTEYGLSGSIWTSDVGRALRVSRAVEAGNLSVNSHSSVRYWTPFGGFKQSGLGRELGPDALESFTELKNVFISTEE is encoded by the coding sequence ATGGACGTGATCAACCCGGCGACCGAGGAGGTCGTCCGGTCGGTGGAGCCGACGTCGCTGGAGGAGACCGACGCGGCGATCGCGCGGGCGCAGGCGGCGCTGCCCGGCTGGCGTGCGGTCGCGCCGGGCGACCGGGCGCGGCTGCTGCGGCGGTTCGCCGACGCGGTCGACGCCGATATCGAGCACCTCGCGCAGTTGGAGGTGACCAACTCCGGCCACACGATCGGTAACGCCCGATGGGAGGCCGGCAACGTCCGTGACGTGCTGCACTTCTACGCGGCCGCGCCGGAACGCTTGCACGGCAAGCAGATTCCGGTGCCCGGCGGGGTGAACGTGACGTTCCACGAGCCGCTGGGCGTCGTCGGGATCATCGTTCCCTGGAACTTCCCGATGCCGATCGCGGGCTGGGGCTTCGCGCCCGCGCTGGCGGCGGGGAACACCGTCGTGCTCAAACCGGCCGAGCTGACCCCGCTGACCGCGCTGCGGCTCGCCGAGCTGGCGCGGGAGGCGGGTGTCCCGGAGGGTGTCTTCCAGGTGCTGCCGGGCGCGGGTGCGGTGGTGGGTCAGCGGTTCGTCACGCATCCGGCCGTGCGGAAGGTCGTTTTCACCGGCTCGACCGCGGTCGGCAAGCAGATCATGGCGGGCTGTGCCGGGCAGGTGAAGCGCGTCACGCTGGAGCTCGGCGGGAAGAACGCGAACATCGTCTTCGCCGACGCGGACCTGGAGAAGGCCGCCGCGACGGCGCCCTACGGGGTGTTCGACAACGCCGGTCAGGACTGCTGCGCCCGGTCCCGGATCCTCGTGCAGGCGGACGTCTACGACAAGTTCATGGAGCTGCTTGAACCGGCCGTCAAAGGCGTGGTCGTCGGCGACCCGGCCGCCGAGGGCACCGAGATGGGCCCGCTCATCTCCGCGCAGCACAGAGAACGTGTGACGTCCTACGTCTCACGTGATACCCCCGTTGCCTTCCGCGGAAGTGCGCCGGAGGGGCCGGGGTTCTGGTTCCCGCCGACGGTGGTCACCCCGCGTTCACCGACGGATCCGCTGGTCACCGAGGAGATCTTCGGACCGGTGGTCGCTGTGGTGCCGTTCACCGACGAGGCGGCGGCGATCGGGCTGGCCAACGACACCGAGTACGGACTGTCCGGGTCGATCTGGACATCCGACGTTGGACGAGCACTGCGGGTGTCGCGAGCGGTCGAGGCCGGAAACCTCTCGGTGAACTCGCACTCGTCGGTGCGCTACTGGACGCCGTTCGGCGGGTTCAAGCAGTCCGGCCTGGGCCGGGAGCTGGGACCCGACGCGCTGGAGTCCTTCACCGAGCTCAAGAACGTCTTCATCAGCACGGAGGAATAA
- a CDS encoding SRPBCC family protein codes for MRLDHEFTVPAPPAKVWQAVTDPESVAPCMPGATLTKVEGDSFTGTVKVKLGPISLLYKGAGEFLEKDEAARKIVIKASGKDSRGAGTAAATVTVTLTEDGGHTKGTVATDLNVTGRPAQFGRGMISEVGGKILDQFATNLANKLSASEEPAPEAAAPPAAEAVAATGQPTETKPKLEAVKPAAPKEAEAIDLFDLAGTSVAKRLAPVLAGVAGLLAILAIFRAIRRR; via the coding sequence GTGCGGCTTGACCACGAGTTCACCGTTCCGGCGCCGCCCGCCAAGGTGTGGCAGGCCGTCACCGATCCGGAGAGTGTCGCGCCGTGCATGCCGGGTGCCACGCTGACGAAGGTCGAAGGTGACTCCTTCACCGGCACGGTCAAGGTCAAGCTCGGGCCGATCTCGTTGCTGTACAAGGGCGCAGGCGAGTTCCTGGAGAAGGACGAGGCCGCCCGCAAGATCGTGATCAAGGCCTCCGGGAAGGACTCCCGCGGTGCGGGCACCGCGGCCGCGACCGTCACGGTGACGCTCACCGAGGACGGCGGCCACACCAAGGGGACCGTCGCGACGGACCTGAACGTGACCGGGCGTCCGGCGCAGTTCGGCCGGGGCATGATCTCCGAGGTCGGCGGCAAGATCCTGGACCAGTTCGCGACGAACCTGGCGAACAAGCTGAGCGCATCGGAGGAGCCCGCCCCTGAGGCGGCTGCCCCGCCGGCGGCCGAAGCCGTCGCCGCGACGGGGCAGCCCACCGAGACGAAGCCGAAGCTCGAGGCCGTGAAGCCCGCGGCGCCGAAGGAAGCCGAGGCCATCGACCTGTTCGACCTGGCGGGCACGTCGGTCGCGAAGCGGTTGGCTCCCGTGCTGGCCGGGGTCGCGGGCCTGCTGGCGATCTTGGCGATCTTCCGGGCGATCCGCCGCCGCTGA
- a CDS encoding NAD(P)-binding domain-containing protein, with translation MHVRTDVVVIGAGQAGLSAAYHLRRTGFRNNSGFVLLDHGKRPGGAWQYRWPSLRLGKVHGIHDLPGIALGDPEPDRPASDVVSEYFGRYERTFDLPVLRPVDVLSVRDEGERLLVESATGSWSARALINATGTWDRPFWPHYPGQETFRGRQLHTADFQSAEEFRGKHVVVVGGGTSGVQLLLEIAEVASGTTWVTRREPEWFDLDFTPGLGRRAVAKVERRVREGLPPGSVVSVTGLVRTPEVRRGIEQGILDRKPMFERLTGDGIVWPDGTGQRADVILWATGFRAALDHLAPLHLRAPGGGIRMAGTRVVADPRLHLVGYGPSASTIGANRAGRSAVTEIRRLLDR, from the coding sequence ATCCACGTGCGAACTGACGTGGTGGTGATCGGTGCGGGGCAGGCCGGGTTGTCGGCGGCGTACCACCTGCGGCGGACCGGCTTCCGCAACAACTCCGGGTTCGTGCTGCTCGACCACGGCAAACGGCCCGGCGGCGCGTGGCAGTACCGGTGGCCGTCGCTGCGGCTGGGCAAGGTGCACGGCATCCACGACCTGCCGGGCATAGCGCTGGGCGACCCCGAACCCGACCGGCCCGCCTCCGACGTCGTGTCCGAGTACTTCGGGCGGTACGAGCGCACCTTCGACCTTCCCGTGCTGCGTCCGGTCGACGTGCTGTCGGTCCGGGACGAGGGCGAGCGGCTGCTCGTCGAGAGTGCCACCGGTTCCTGGTCCGCGCGCGCCCTGATCAACGCGACCGGCACCTGGGACCGCCCGTTCTGGCCGCACTACCCGGGCCAGGAGACCTTCCGCGGCCGCCAGCTGCACACCGCGGACTTCCAGAGCGCCGAGGAGTTCCGCGGCAAGCACGTCGTGGTGGTCGGCGGCGGTACCTCCGGGGTGCAGCTGCTGCTGGAGATCGCCGAGGTCGCGAGCGGCACCACCTGGGTCACCCGGCGCGAGCCGGAGTGGTTCGACCTCGACTTCACCCCGGGCCTCGGGCGCAGGGCGGTCGCGAAGGTCGAGCGCCGGGTCCGCGAGGGGCTGCCGCCCGGCAGCGTGGTGAGCGTGACCGGACTGGTGCGCACGCCCGAGGTCCGCCGGGGGATCGAGCAGGGGATCCTCGACCGCAAGCCGATGTTCGAGCGCCTCACCGGGGACGGCATCGTGTGGCCGGACGGCACCGGGCAGCGTGCCGACGTGATCCTGTGGGCGACCGGCTTCCGCGCCGCGCTCGACCACCTCGCGCCGTTGCACCTGCGGGCGCCGGGCGGCGGCATCCGGATGGCCGGCACCCGGGTGGTCGCCGACCCGCGCCTGCACCTCGTCGGCTACGGCCCGTCCGCCAGCACGATCGGGGCGAACCGCGCCGGACGATCGGCCGTGACCGAGATCCGCCGGCTGCTAGACCGGTAG
- a CDS encoding TetR/AcrR family transcriptional regulator has product MGRPPRHSEDDLLDAAVRQFATAGTGGVTMAAVARATGAPSGSVYHRFADRSALLAATWLRTVGRFHEDYLPILRQEPPVEAAVAATAHVIRWCRAHPDEAQVLYAGKRAFGDSDWSAADKAAAERTDRNLEQAWRGLLRRLRPLTGHRTDELLLVLVDLPYGALRRHLEQGEAPPARTIDLVTRAARTLLTSEGETRG; this is encoded by the coding sequence GTGGGGAGACCCCCGAGGCACAGTGAGGACGACCTGCTCGACGCGGCCGTCCGGCAGTTCGCGACGGCCGGCACGGGGGGTGTGACGATGGCCGCGGTCGCCCGCGCGACAGGCGCTCCCAGCGGCTCGGTCTACCACCGCTTCGCCGACCGGTCCGCGCTGCTCGCCGCGACCTGGTTGCGCACCGTCGGGCGCTTCCACGAGGACTACCTGCCGATCCTCCGGCAGGAGCCGCCCGTCGAGGCCGCCGTCGCCGCGACGGCACACGTGATCCGCTGGTGCCGGGCGCATCCGGACGAGGCGCAGGTGCTGTACGCGGGGAAGCGGGCGTTCGGCGACAGCGACTGGTCGGCCGCGGACAAGGCGGCCGCCGAGCGGACCGACCGGAACCTCGAACAGGCCTGGCGGGGGCTGCTGCGCCGGCTGCGACCGCTGACCGGCCACCGGACCGACGAGCTCCTGCTCGTGCTCGTCGACCTGCCCTACGGCGCCTTGCGCCGCCATCTCGAACAGGGCGAAGCACCGCCGGCCCGCACGATCGACCTGGTCACGCGCGCCGCCCGGACCCTGCTCACCAGCGAAGGGGAGACACGTGGCTGA
- a CDS encoding FAD binding domain-containing protein: protein MIPAAFDYVAPSTVDEAVQALSDAGEDAKVLAGGQSLLPVLRMRLAAPTTIVDLGKIAELRGVREDGDALVIGAMTTHYDVQRDHLIAEHAALLARATDTVADPQVRHRGTFGGALAHADPAGDLLAPALALDAEMVVAGMDGRRTVPAAEFFQDFFTTSMTPAEILVEVRVPKHTGWRAHYEKFNRVAQAWSMVAVAVTVRTDGDAIAEARVGLTNMAATPVRASAVEQALVGQPATAENVRAAAAHAAEGTNPTVDGNADIEYRQELARVLTGRAVSAAVAG from the coding sequence GTGATCCCCGCTGCCTTCGACTACGTAGCTCCGTCCACAGTGGACGAAGCGGTCCAGGCGCTGTCGGACGCAGGCGAGGACGCCAAGGTGCTGGCGGGCGGGCAGAGCCTGCTGCCGGTGCTGCGGATGCGGCTGGCCGCGCCCACGACGATCGTCGACCTCGGCAAGATCGCCGAGCTGCGCGGAGTCCGCGAGGACGGGGACGCGCTGGTCATCGGCGCCATGACCACGCACTACGACGTGCAGCGCGATCACCTGATCGCCGAGCACGCAGCGCTGCTGGCCAGGGCGACCGACACGGTGGCCGACCCGCAGGTGCGCCACCGCGGCACGTTCGGCGGTGCGCTCGCGCACGCGGACCCGGCCGGTGACCTGCTGGCCCCGGCACTCGCGCTGGACGCGGAGATGGTCGTCGCCGGCATGGACGGGCGGCGCACGGTGCCCGCGGCCGAGTTCTTCCAGGACTTCTTCACGACGTCGATGACGCCGGCCGAGATCCTGGTCGAGGTCCGGGTGCCCAAGCACACCGGCTGGCGCGCGCACTACGAGAAGTTCAACCGGGTGGCACAGGCCTGGTCGATGGTGGCCGTCGCGGTCACGGTCCGCACCGACGGCGACGCCATCGCCGAAGCGCGGGTCGGGCTGACGAACATGGCCGCCACGCCGGTCCGCGCCAGCGCCGTCGAGCAGGCGCTGGTCGGCCAGCCGGCGACGGCGGAGAACGTCCGCGCCGCGGCCGCGCACGCGGCGGAAGGGACGAACCCGACGGTGGACGGCAACGCCGACATCGAGTACCGGCAGGAACTGGCCCGGGTGCTGACCGGCCGGGCCGTCTCCGCGGCGGTCGCGGGGTAG
- a CDS encoding 3-oxoacyl-ACP reductase, giving the protein MMQRFEGRVAVITGGGSGIGLATARRLAGEGAKIVIADVDAASGKAAADEVDGEFVAADVTSESQVEALFRTTVDRFGSVDVAFNNAGISPPEDDSILTTGLDAWKKVQEVNLTSVYLCCKYAIPHMQRQGKGSIVNTASFVAVMGAATSQISYTASKGGVLSMTRELGVQFAREGIRVNALCPGPVNTPLLQELFAKDPERAARRLVHVPMGRFADPTEIAAAVAFLASDDASFITAAQFLVDGGISGAYVTPI; this is encoded by the coding sequence ATAATGCAGCGGTTCGAGGGGCGCGTCGCCGTGATCACCGGCGGCGGGAGCGGGATCGGGCTGGCCACGGCCCGGCGCCTGGCGGGCGAGGGCGCGAAGATCGTCATCGCGGACGTGGACGCGGCGAGCGGCAAGGCCGCCGCGGACGAGGTGGACGGCGAGTTCGTCGCGGCCGACGTCACCAGCGAGTCCCAGGTCGAGGCGCTGTTCCGGACCACTGTGGACAGGTTCGGCTCGGTCGACGTCGCGTTCAACAACGCCGGGATCTCCCCGCCGGAGGACGACTCGATCCTGACCACCGGGCTCGACGCGTGGAAGAAGGTGCAGGAGGTCAACCTGACCTCGGTGTACCTGTGCTGCAAGTACGCGATCCCGCACATGCAGCGCCAGGGCAAGGGCTCGATCGTGAACACGGCGTCGTTCGTGGCGGTGATGGGCGCGGCGACCTCGCAGATCTCGTACACCGCGTCGAAGGGCGGCGTGCTGTCGATGACGCGTGAGCTGGGCGTGCAGTTCGCGCGGGAGGGCATCCGGGTGAACGCGCTGTGCCCGGGTCCGGTCAACACGCCGCTGCTGCAGGAGCTGTTCGCGAAGGACCCGGAGCGCGCGGCGCGCCGGCTGGTGCACGTCCCGATGGGCCGCTTCGCCGACCCGACGGAGATCGCGGCGGCGGTGGCCTTCCTGGCGAGCGATGACGCGTCCTTCATCACCGCCGCGCAGTTCCTGGTGGACGGCGGCATCAGCGGCGCGTATGTGACGCCGATTTAG
- a CDS encoding glutamine synthetase family protein, whose amino-acid sequence MNSARGMLTVDELRRLTADGVLDTVLVAMTDMQGRLQGKRCAAEYFVNEVVPHATEACNYLLAVDVDMNTVEGYEMSSWERGYGDFVLRPDFSTLRRVPWQEGTALVLADVEWVEGGEVPASPRQVLRRQLDRLAERGLAAFVGTELEFIVFDDTYEQAWRRGYRELTPANQYNVDYSMLGTARLEPLLRRIRNEMGAAGMYVESAKGECNPGQQEIAFRYTDALSTCDNHSIYKTGAKEIAAQEGKSLTFMAKYNEREGNSCHIHISLRSADGAPVLAGDGPGGFSKLMEHFLAGQLACLRELTYFLAPNINSYKRFVPGSFAPTAVAWGTDNRTCALRVVGHGQSLRVENRVPGGDVNPYLAVAALIAAGLHGIENELPLEPEFTGNAYGSGRPTVPATLRDAAQLLADSKIARAAFGDGVVEHYLNAARVELTAFDAAVTDWERFRGFERL is encoded by the coding sequence ATGAACAGTGCCAGGGGCATGCTCACCGTCGACGAACTCCGCCGGCTGACCGCGGACGGCGTGCTCGACACCGTCCTGGTCGCGATGACCGACATGCAGGGGCGGCTGCAGGGCAAGCGCTGCGCCGCCGAGTACTTCGTCAACGAGGTCGTGCCGCACGCCACCGAGGCCTGCAACTACCTCCTCGCGGTGGACGTCGACATGAACACCGTCGAGGGCTACGAGATGTCGTCCTGGGAGCGCGGGTACGGCGACTTCGTGCTGCGGCCGGACTTCTCCACGTTGCGGCGCGTCCCGTGGCAGGAGGGCACGGCGCTGGTGCTCGCGGACGTCGAGTGGGTCGAGGGCGGCGAGGTACCGGCCTCCCCGCGTCAGGTGCTGCGCCGTCAGCTGGACAGGCTGGCCGAGCGCGGGCTCGCCGCGTTCGTCGGCACCGAGCTGGAGTTCATCGTCTTCGACGACACCTACGAGCAGGCCTGGCGCCGCGGCTACCGCGAGCTGACCCCGGCGAACCAGTACAATGTGGACTACTCGATGCTGGGCACGGCCCGGCTCGAGCCGCTGCTCCGCCGCATCCGCAACGAGATGGGCGCGGCGGGGATGTACGTCGAGTCCGCGAAGGGCGAGTGCAACCCCGGCCAGCAGGAGATCGCGTTCCGCTACACCGATGCACTGTCCACATGCGACAACCACAGCATCTACAAGACCGGGGCGAAGGAGATCGCCGCGCAGGAGGGCAAGAGCCTGACCTTCATGGCGAAGTACAACGAGCGCGAGGGCAACTCCTGCCACATCCACATCAGCCTGCGCTCGGCCGACGGTGCCCCGGTGCTCGCCGGGGACGGGCCGGGCGGCTTCTCGAAGCTGATGGAGCACTTCCTCGCCGGGCAGCTGGCCTGCCTGCGTGAGCTGACCTACTTCCTGGCGCCGAACATCAACTCCTACAAGCGGTTCGTGCCCGGCAGCTTCGCACCGACGGCCGTCGCCTGGGGGACGGACAACCGCACGTGCGCGCTGCGGGTCGTCGGGCACGGGCAGTCGCTGCGGGTGGAGAACCGGGTGCCCGGCGGCGACGTGAACCCCTACCTCGCGGTCGCGGCGCTGATCGCGGCGGGCCTGCACGGGATCGAGAACGAGCTGCCGCTGGAGCCGGAGTTCACCGGCAACGCCTACGGTTCCGGCAGGCCGACCGTGCCGGCCACCCTGCGGGACGCGGCGCAGCTGCTGGCGGACAGCAAGATCGCCCGGGCCGCGTTCGGCGACGGGGTCGTCGAGCACTACCTCAACGCCGCCCGCGTCGAACTCACCGCGTTCGACGCCGCCGTCACCGACTGGGAGCGCTTCCGTGGCTTCGAACGGCTCTAG